The sequence below is a genomic window from Sparus aurata chromosome 6, fSpaAur1.1, whole genome shotgun sequence.
actatatatcggttcactcgcccctgatgaatacaacaagaccaaggacgtgcacgtcgcacggatcggcgtcaccggggccccatcctggagccaggcctggggttggggctcgcaggcgagcgcctggtggccgggtctctgcccacgggacccggccgggcgcagcccgaacgagcaacgtgggcccgccctcccgtgggctcaccactcgcgggagggttcagaaggggccggtgcagagggatatgggtggcggtcgtgggcgggggccccggtggcccaatccccggatggtgactctagccatgggtacatggaatgtcacctcactgggggggaaagagcctgagctggtgcgggaggttgagcggtaccggctagaaatagtcgggttcacctccacgcacagcctgggctctggaacccaactccttgagagaggctggactctcttctactctggagttgcccgcgacgagctggtgtgggcttgcttatagccccccagctcagccgccatgtgttggagttctccccggtgaacgagagggtcgtttccctgcgccttcgggtcggggataggactctcaccgttgtctcggcttatgggccgaacagcggtgcagagtacccagccttcttggagtccctgggaggggtactggagagtgctccaaccggggactccgtcgttctcctgggggacttcaacgcccacgtgggcgatgacagtgttacctggaggggtgtgattgggaggaacggcctccccgatctgaacccgagtggtgttttgttactggacttctgtgctagtcacagcttgtccataacaaacaccatgttcaagcataagggtgtccatatgtgcacgtggcaccaggacaccctaggccggagatcaatgatcgactttgtggtcgtgtcatctgacctccggttgtatgtcttggacactcgggtgaagagaggggctgagctgtcaactgatcaccacctggtggtgagttggatccgctggcgggggaggaagctggacagacctggcagacccaaacgtatcgtgagggtctgctgggaacgtctggcagaaccctctgccagggagatctttaactcccacctccgggagagctttgaccagatcccgagggaggctggggacattgagtccgaatggaccatgttctccacctccattgttgacgcggctgtccggagctgtggccgtaaggtctccggtgcctgtcgcggcggcaatccccgaacccggtggtggaccccggaagtaagggttgctgtcaagctgaagaaggagtcctaccgggcctggctggtccaggggactcctgaggcagctgacgggtaccggcaggccaagcgtgcggcagcacaggcagtctcggaagcaaaaactcgggtctgggaagagttcggggaggccatggaggaggactaccggtcggcctcgaagaaattctggcaaaccatccggcgcctcaggagggggaagcagtcctccaccaacactgttggaggtggggagctgttgacctcgactgggtacatcgtcgggcggtggaaggaatacttcgaggatctcctcaatcccgctgacacgccttccatagaggaagcagaggctggggactcagaggttgacccatccatcacccaagccgaagtcactgaggtagtccgtaagctcctcagtggcatagcaccgggggtggatgagatccgccctgagtacctcaagtctctggatgttgtggggctgtcttggctgacacgtctctgcagcatcgcgtggcagtcggggacagtgcctctggactggcagaccggggtggtggtccccctacttaaaaagggggaccggagggtgtgttccaactatcgggggatcatactcctcagcctccccgggaaagtctattccagggtactggagaggagaattcggccgatagtcgaacctcggatccaggaggaacaatgcggtttttgtcctggccgtggaacactggaccagctctataccctccgcagggtgctcgagggttcatgggagtttgtggacttggagaaggcattcgaccgtgtccctcgtggcatactgtggggggtgctccgggagtacggggtcgggggtcctctgttaagggccgtacggtccctgtactgccggagcaggagcttggttcgcattgccggcagtaagtcagacctgttcccagtacatgttggactccggcagggctgccctttgtcaccggttctgttcattacttttatggacagaatttctaggcgcagccacgggccggaggggatctggttcgggagccaatggatctcatctctgcttttcgcggatgatgtggtcttgttggctccttcgagccgggacctccagcatgtcctggggcggtttgcagccgagtgcgaagcggctgggatgagaatcagcacctccaaatccgagaccatggttctcgaccggaaaaaggtggcctgctccctccaggtgggaggagagttcctgcctcaagtggaggagtttaagtatcttggggtcttgttcacgagtgagggaaggatggagcgtgagattgacagacggatcggtgcagcggccgcagtaatgcggtctttgtatcggtccgtcgtggtgaagagagagctgagccgaaaggcgaagctctcgatttaccagtcaatctacgttccgaccctcacctatggccatgaactttgggtcatgaccgaaagaataagatcccggatacaagcggccgaaatgagtttactccgcagggtggcagggcgctcccttagagatagggtgaagagctctgtcacccgggaggagctcagagtagagccgctgctcctccacatcgagaggagccagctgaggtggctcgggcatctgtttcggatgcccccgggacgcctccctcgggaggtgttcctggcatgtccctccgggaggaggccccgaggaagacccaggacacgctggtgtgactatgtcgtccagctggcctgggaacgccttggggtcctcccggaagagctggaggcagtatccggggagagggaagtctgggtgtccctgctcaggcagctgcccccgcgacccggccccggataagcggatgaaaatggatggatggatggatagttaTTTACAACAATTTGAGAACGTTCTTCActacaacagacagaaaactaGAACACCAACATACTACAGcaagaagatgaagagagagagttCATACTTACTGCTGTCTGTCTCAATTGATCTCTGATCCTCTGCATTCAGTGGAATCCTTTGGGCTGTAAATATTAGCAGTGAGTGTTATTTGACAGTCATCCTGCTGCTGTAGCTTCAGCCATTATCCTGCTTCATGTCATGTGGTAGATAACAGAGCATCAGCAGACCTGGGACCAGCTGACaatctactcaagtaaaagtattcTGTAATAAACTActcagaaaaatacaatttattcaGAAAAGTTACAGTTACAAATATATGTtatgtaaataataatgatgaaacattaaacatataGTGCTTTCTAGATACTGAAGTCACTTAACAAAGGAGACAccaagaaataaaatgtatctgtgAGTAAAGGGAACATATCagaaagtggaggaggagaaaaaactTCATTGGTGATTGTCAGCAGTTTTGAAGAGGTggagaaaatgtaatttgttacAAACCATTGTTGTTGAGAGGTGACATATCTGGTAAGCCATACTCTAGATCATCTGGGGGATGTTTTTTCCGCAGTAAATcttcagaaaacaaaacgaaaGTTAATATTACAGAAAGTCAActttcagagtcagagtcaacTAATAAGCACCAACAGCTGAGAGTCACAGAGCTGATACCAGAACATGTTCAGCTCTTTGGCTTCATAAACTCatcaattcattcattattaataTGGAATCTGATGGAATCAGAAACCATTAGCCTAGCTTTAGCATTAAACCCATAAACAGAGTGAAACAGTCAGCCTGCTGCTGGAAGGTGTATTTCTAACTTTAGTCTGTTtcctcctgcttccagtctctatgctaagctaagctaagctaagctaagctaagctaagctaagctaagctaaccacctCCTGACTTTAACTCCACAATTAGACATGTAACAGTGGAATCAATCAGCCATCATTAAATGATAAACTggattaaaggagcattctgtagtTATAGAActttaaatcagaagagaaagatcttcattgactgatttgttttcatgactgaataaactgaagaaacaaattcatactgttttactttgtttatatgtggcggaccctgccatcttttaACATTCAAACAGtcttaaatatttctgagtttttattattacctcattaatattgtaaatattaaaattctgagtttcaatttcttcaaaacaacatagtgcctctttaaaAGTTATTAATTTGTATCCAGATGagtctttttgtttgtcttaatGTTCATCAGCAGAAAGCTTCAAGGTGTAGAGCCTCCACTTTCAAATGTACACTTGTGAACTATACGATGAACATTAGTGAGTGTGTGATGGAACTTCAGTGAATTATGTGATTAACTTCAATCAGTCAGTATTAAAACCAGATGTAAATAAACAGAAGGGTTCAAATCtgaggagacaaaaacaaccttTGTGGATGTGATCATATCACACaatgtttctgtaatgttgatgtCCGAACATGATGGATATGTTGGTGTAATATATGATATAAACGTACATATACAGCACACTACAGCAACAACCAGAAGTAAAACAGCAACCAGCACACCAAGGAGTATAGTTGCCGTCCTCCACTGCTCTACTTCTGTGGATTTGTGCTCTGAAATACATCAGAAAAAGTTCATGTAAAACTCAAAACGTTACTGCATGTCATGTACATTACCCTGATCATCAGcagaaacaataaatacatgtaaatctAATTACTAGTGAACGGTGAAAATTATTTGATGAGTAAACCATCAAGACAGAAATCTCACCACTGATAAACACGAAGGTCTCAGAATGAATCTGATGGCTAATTTCCTCCTGAGTGACCACACAGCGGTAGCGTCCTGTCTTGGTCACAATAGTCTTGATGGTTACGTAGTAACGACCTCCTCTCTCTGAGACCTGAGGCTCCTCAGCAGGAAGGATGTTTCCAGAGCTGTCCTGCCACTCCACTTTAGGTTTTGGAGAAGCTCCTTGaacttcacactgcagcagagaccAGTCCTGTGTTTGATCCAGTGTGGTGATGAGGGGCTTTGGAGATGAACCTGTGAACATCATATGAACAACAGCTTATTAAGGGCAGAACAGCATTTACTACTGGACTGTGAGACATTAAGTGTAACTGAGGCACCAGTGATGAAATCATGGCATGTTGTTTTTATCCTTCACTGACTGAAACACACTGTGTTATAGAGAGAAGACagcagagaagcagagaagCACAATGTGAGGCTCACACTAGATTTACAACCTGCTTTGTGTCACTACAATGTTGGAAGTGACACAAATGAACAATGTTAAACTTCTCTCTATCCTGCCTGCACCCACAGACACCTCAGCTTCTTTCCAGCAAAACACTTCATCCGTCAGATTTCACATCAACTACAGACTGTTgatccacagacacacagagttcaGTCAGATcttgaggaggagagaaagctgCCCGTCTCTTTTGTATCCTGTGATCAAACTGTCTAAACCAGATGGTGCAACTATGAACCACATTCTGTCAGCACGCAGCCCGtttcatttctaaaatgctTTCAGAAACATATTGTTACGACTGGCTCCAAGGCCGCAACAAAACATGGGTATTTGACGCACGATCAAACAAGGCAGTTAATATTTATTGACTATAACACAAATTGAATGTACAATGGAGTGTGGAAGTGTATGTCAGTGGTGTAGGAGTGTGCTTGTATGCAATGTCAAATGTGGGGTGCATGTTGTCCGGtgtagaacagaacagaataaaacaaaacaaagcagcagcagcagggtgtgGATTCCTGAGGAAGAGAGCGAGGACTTGAACCAGCAGGCTTAAATCAGCTGCAGAGCCAGGCACAGGTGCTCCCTATCAGCCATCCACTGCAACCTGCAACACAGACACAGCCACGCCCACTACACACAGGACACAGCCAAGGGCTGAGGGCCGTAACAGTATTTTAATGACTGTTTAGATGTAATACAGTCAGGGGCAACACTTTACAAACACTTGACATGTTTATCATGtcagtcttcagttccaatgatttctacagctcttatttttctgtgatgaatcagaggaacacaaactactttggtgggtttttgaaaatgtgaccaaatctgctggctcAGAAATATACATACAGCAACTTGAACAATCAATTAAGGTGATTATAGAAAGTTGAGTGGATCAAATGTTCTTTGTAGCATCTTAACTTCGTCTGAGTGATTATGATTAATAACAGCTGATGacttttctgggcccattttaataGACTCaaccacaaacactacaatttttctcaaagaaaaaaaaacaaaagaagaatttAACTTTCAGTTAAACTGATGTGAGCTTGTAGGTGAAGCAGCTATCAACATCTGCCGGCTTGATTCAAGTCTCAAAAGTGTGTCACTAAATCTTCTGCTATGTTCCACTTTAAACTAACATATATGACTCTGTTACAGAGTGACAGAAACATCGACACAGAACTTGTTTCTTAGCCAAAGAGATCGTCTCTTCCTCTCAGGGGAACAGGAAACAGCTCTACATCAGGAAAGCAGTCCAACCTTTCTATCTGGTGATTGTTGTTAGTGCTGATGTCTTCACCTCATCCTGTCCTGACTGCAGTCTGCAGGTCTGTATGTTATAAAATGTGAAACTGCCTCATTCTGTTTCTTTACAAGGAATGTGGCCAGAAAATCACTTTTTACAGAGATGAAGTGGAAATCAAATATGAATCACAACTCAATTTTGATCAAACTTTAGTAATCACAGAAAAGTTTCTTGTCACTACTAGTAAAAGAAAAACCAGTGGAGAAAtctgatgtcatgatgatgtcactgatttCTCCATCTGCAATGTGTGCTACAACTTTGTGCCCCAGAGTGTGTTATATTCAAAACTTTAGACACAATACCTTCATTTAAACACACTGTCCTGGATCAGACTGAGCAAACACAACAGCATCTCAAGCTCAGGATTCAAAACAGCTTTAAGTGATCATTCAAAATGCTGCTGGTGAGAGTTTCAGTGCAAAAGCCTGTAAAGAAGCAGCAGCATATAAGAGAACTGACAGGAACATCTAAATAAATAGATTATCATGGAAAAGTTGTTATTTTCTGGAAAGTAATTtcaaaagtgttttgtttgtattattgAGTCTCTCGTCTTCCTCTTGACAAACCTCACAGATTCGCTaaggggttcaggtcaggggagtTCAAGCACAGTAATACAATGGTCAGCAAACCAGTTAGTAGTCCAGCAGGACTTGGCTCATGGCACTAGTAACTGGTTTGTATCACTGTGCTTGAACTCACCTGACCTGAACCCCTTAGAGAATCTGTGTGGTTTCtcaagaggaagatgagagacaCCAGAGCCAACAATACAGGTGAGCTGAAGGATGCTATCAAAGCAAACTCACGTGTTAACAGGAAAAGCATTTGGGAGTTATAACAATGAAATATTCTATAAGAGGGCTGTTGGACTCAAAGAACAATATCAAGTAAATCAGATAAAAGCTGATAAACACTGCAGATGTAGAGATCAGTAACATCATCACGATCAGGACTCACCGCCTAATAATCCTTCTGTCTTTAAAGAAGCACTGTACATCGATGAGATATCTAAATCTGCTTAGTGTTTACAGCGATGATTCAGAAAGAAGTCAGGGATTAAATAACGCATTTTCAGAGGGAGGTACAAATGCTTCAAATGTTAAACAACAGTGGGGATCGTTATGGTAAGAGAAGCAAATCAAAGCTGCTTTATATATTCAATATATGAATTCATCCGGATCCTGTCAACCTGCTGCACTGTGAGAACAACACGTCTACATGGAGTTACTGTATCAGAACCTTTAAATGATACTGAGGCACAGAGAGCTGTAGCACACCTTACAGGTACAGagatcagtgacatcatcactcacCTGGGATTTCTCCTGATCGGTCTCTCAAGAGCCGTTCTGAAAGATAAATGAGAAGATAAATTTTTGTGACATGAACAGGCGATATTATGAACTTGTCATGTCATTGTCAACATGTTATTACTGGATTAATTTTTCAACATGAACAGAGGCGCTAATTCACACAACAAAGGCCACATATTTAATGAGGAGCTGCATTCTTAAACTATCATCTACTAATTAAATTGATGACAAGATGAGTAAGAATCAGCAGGAATAAGTAATCAGGCAGCACTCCACTCATCAGCTTcccatttacttttttttttgccatgttgTAGATTAAGAAGATTAATTCTACAAGCAGCAGTTAGTGTtggttagcgtagcttagcatgaagactgtaAGCAGGGGAAACAGTTAGCATGGCTCTGTACAAAGGTAAAATTAGCCTCTAGTCACACTATGCAGCAGTATTTCTGTGAATGGGTCACTGTGTCTGAGAATACAACAAATTCACAGTGTTTCGTATACAGGTGACCTACCAGAGTCCTGCTGCTGGCAGCatgtaaaacagagaagaagaacataAAGACATGCAGTTACAAACATGTAAACACTGCAGCATATAAAATAAGCTTTGCAGAATTTGgtggtaaataaatacattcattatATCTAAATTATGTGGTGACACTGAACTGTTGTCTGTTTACAAGAGAAAGCAGGAGTGGTTGGAGCGTGCAGGAGCATCAGCAACTGTATTAAACACCTGAGCTGAGATTACAGGCAGACTGGTTAgtaagcagaagaagagctgcagctcttccaccaagaagagacagagaagatCCTGTAGGCAGGCAGAAGGAAAACTTGCAGGTTATTGTCAGCTTGttaggaaagaaagaagaaaaacccatgagaaaatatttttacatatacacactgaaacaagtcaagAGAGCAGTCATGGTTcatctggttttgttttatatCTTGAGATTTCagaagctgcatttttttttttttacagaggcTAAGAATCTGAGACAGATAATAGAGCCCGACTGATAaaggatttttatttatatatatatatatatatatatatatatctatatatatatatatatatctatatctatatctatatatatatatctatatatctatctatatatatatatatatatatatatatatatatatatatatatatatatataaaaatccaaatccaaaatttgtttgttttattgtctcaacagaacagaggaacatcaaaatatattatagGGTTTGTGGCGTTCTAAACAAGAGTGTTGCTAACGGACGTTGTAGAGAAGGATGCACACACTGTTTTAGCTTGCGAGCTACTTTCAAAATGAGCAGGTCAAAATGATCTACCTACGTAAAAAATAGTATACATCTATTCATTTGTACAAACAATAAGTATACTTTATAGaacacaatgcataactgatattGAGACAGTAATGTAACCCTTGGTATTGCACATAAAAActgacagcagtaatgcacaacaaacagccatcaatactgcacacatttacacactggGAGCTGGTGGCTTCGTCCGTAAAGTTTTTGAATGCCTTCAAAATGAACTCTACCTGCGTGCGTTCTTTCATGAGAAGTAATTTTAATAGCTCGTCTTCTTCAGTCAAATCTGTAAACACCATctgaataaaaatacacatcTGGGCTGTATCGCTGGTGTCTGTAGACTCTAACTGCAGTGAGAAACACTCGCAGTCTGCGATGTCTCTCCAAAGCTGTCttctgtgaggggggcggggtcaagacctgtcctctgtgagggggcggAGTCAAGACCTGTCTTCTGTGAGGGGGCGGGGTCAAGACCTGTCTTCTGTGAGGGGGCGGGGCCAATACCTGTCTTCTGTGAGGGGGCGTGGTCAAGACCTGT
It includes:
- the LOC115583259 gene encoding butyrophilin-like protein 1, whose product is MRTSLDLCFCLLTLCGITPVLYGVKVVVEEDSDAVLPCSPSTKEDITGKLFDWKKDGQKEVFFYDAGIHYNNGRTGQDKQFKGRVSHFQDQLMNGNASIKIQNTKMADSGIYRCIFPRLQPSQTFNIELVVGSSPKPLITTLDQTQDWSLLQCEVQGASPKPKVEWQDSSGNILPAEEPQVSERGGRYYVTIKTIVTKTGRYRCVVTQEEISHQIHSETFVFISEHKSTEVEQWRTATILLGVLVAVLLLVVAVVCCIYLLRKKHPPDDLEYGLPDMSPLNNNAQRIPLNAEDQRSIETDSSFLGSQDGDDLPLGRVL